One window of Leptotrichia sp. oral taxon 498 genomic DNA carries:
- a CDS encoding ABC transporter ATP-binding protein, producing MEEIVKVKNISMRFNMSSEIIHSFKEYVIKLLKRQLFFKEFWALRDVSFSLRKGEILGIVGFNGSGKSTILKVVAGVLEPTSGSIEVIGKVAPLIELGAGFDPDLTARENIFLNGAVLGYDKKFMEEKFDEIVDFSELGEFLDTPLKNFSSGMYARLGFAIATVVRPDILIADEILAVGDFHFQEKCERKIKEMMAQGTSILFVSHSIEQVEQLCDRVVWLEKGKLRMVGETLEVCEAYRNS from the coding sequence GTGGAAGAAATAGTAAAAGTAAAAAATATTTCTATGAGATTTAATATGAGTTCAGAAATAATACATTCTTTCAAAGAATATGTAATAAAATTGTTAAAGAGGCAACTATTTTTTAAAGAATTTTGGGCTTTGAGAGATGTTTCGTTTTCTTTAAGAAAAGGAGAAATATTGGGGATAGTAGGATTTAATGGTTCAGGAAAAAGCACAATATTAAAAGTAGTGGCAGGAGTATTGGAGCCAACTTCAGGAAGTATAGAAGTTATTGGGAAAGTTGCACCTCTTATAGAGTTAGGAGCTGGATTTGATCCAGATTTGACAGCAAGAGAAAACATATTTTTGAATGGTGCTGTATTGGGGTATGATAAAAAATTTATGGAAGAAAAATTTGATGAAATAGTAGATTTTTCTGAATTGGGAGAATTTTTAGATACACCGTTAAAGAATTTTTCTTCTGGAATGTATGCAAGATTAGGTTTTGCAATAGCAACTGTAGTTAGACCGGATATTTTAATAGCTGACGAAATTCTTGCAGTAGGAGATTTCCATTTTCAGGAAAAATGTGAACGGAAGATAAAGGAAATGATGGCACAAGGTACAAGTATACTTTTTGTATCACATTCAATCGAACAAGTAGAACAGCTATGTGATCGTGTGGTTTGGTTAGAAAAAGGGAAGTTGAGGATGGTCGGAGAAACTTTAGAAGTTTGTGAAGCATATAGAAATAGCTAA
- a CDS encoding glycosyltransferase family 2 protein — protein MKVEILMATYNGEKYLREQIDSILKQTFKDWKLIMRDDGSKDKTIEILNEYEKKDKRIKVLQDNKGNLGVAKNFEELLKNSSGEYVMFSDQDDYWMENKIEKYIKVLEKLDKENLKNPLLIHSNSYVCDKNLNILKKEFINSKIAKENNGNSYFFCYIVQGATLLVNRRVVELALPFLKSVKLHDRYFHLLSEFFGKRIFIDESLTKYRQHGGNEIGAKGSIVNKILKKRYFDKNDRELIIEISKKYDKILKKSNLKDIEKYIEVTDRSKNRIKRFLLSKYFEMKLIKRLFLLIKG, from the coding sequence ATGAAAGTAGAAATATTGATGGCTACTTACAATGGAGAAAAGTATCTAAGAGAACAGATAGATTCTATTTTAAAACAAACTTTTAAAGATTGGAAATTGATAATGAGAGATGATGGTTCTAAAGATAAAACTATAGAAATTTTAAATGAATACGAAAAAAAAGATAAGAGAATCAAAGTTTTACAAGATAACAAAGGAAATCTTGGAGTTGCAAAGAATTTTGAAGAGTTACTTAAAAATTCTTCTGGAGAGTATGTTATGTTTTCCGATCAAGATGATTATTGGATGGAAAATAAAATAGAGAAATATATAAAAGTTCTTGAAAAACTAGATAAAGAAAATTTAAAAAATCCACTACTGATACATTCTAATTCATATGTTTGTGATAAGAATTTAAATATATTGAAAAAGGAATTTATAAATTCTAAAATAGCAAAAGAAAATAATGGGAACAGTTATTTTTTTTGTTATATTGTTCAAGGTGCAACATTATTGGTAAATAGAAGAGTGGTAGAATTAGCTTTACCTTTTTTAAAAAGTGTAAAATTGCATGATAGATACTTTCATTTATTATCAGAGTTCTTTGGAAAAAGGATATTTATAGATGAAAGTTTGACAAAATATAGGCAGCATGGTGGTAATGAAATAGGAGCAAAAGGAAGTATTGTAAATAAAATCTTAAAAAAAAGATATTTTGATAAAAATGATAGAGAATTAATTATTGAAATAAGTAAAAAATATGATAAAATTTTAAAGAAAAGTAACTTAAAAGATATTGAAAAATATATAGAGGTAACAGATAGAAGTAAAAATAGAATAAAGAGATTTTTATTAAGTAAATATTTTGAAATGAAATTAATAAAAAGATTATTTTTATTAATAAAAGGATAA
- a CDS encoding sugar transferase, translating into MKIKKIVIIRIIYIIVLYLIYNILLNQYDYVTRYLTNFIFLVFIFIKFIFGQLDFYAERFRLKNIFVNFSIDAIFAFMLFIFLKKVEIFYVFSAVFFFQIIFRKIISSIYMKKKNVLIFGSNHIENNIQEDIIASLDYNYIGYISDNKSRATKYLVGNYAEMEKIIKEKKIDLLVIVKDMKSPSFKKYLKRLFDLKINGLKVLSYEIFNEEIQKKIDASKIDEEWLLQSNGFDILNDGMQKNMKRGVDLVIASTLMILLSPMALIVAILIKLESKGPVIFKQVRIGENMVPFKVYKFRSMKIHDPQKYSKYAQDNDNRVTKIGNFIRKTRIDELPQLFCILKGTMSFVGPRPEWDILAKEYEKQIPYYNLRHMIKPGLTGWAQVMYPYGENIEDTKRKLEYDLYYLKHQDLILDVLIIFKTVKVILFGKGK; encoded by the coding sequence ATGAAAATAAAAAAAATCGTTATAATTCGAATAATATATATTATTGTTCTGTATTTAATTTACAATATACTGTTAAATCAATACGATTATGTAACAAGATATTTGACAAATTTTATCTTTTTGGTTTTCATATTTATAAAATTTATTTTTGGACAATTGGATTTTTATGCTGAAAGATTTAGATTAAAAAATATCTTTGTAAATTTTTCAATTGACGCAATTTTTGCGTTTATGCTTTTTATTTTTTTAAAAAAAGTTGAGATATTTTATGTTTTCAGTGCAGTTTTCTTCTTTCAAATAATATTTCGGAAAATAATATCTTCGATTTACATGAAAAAGAAAAATGTCCTGATTTTTGGATCAAATCATATTGAAAACAATATTCAAGAAGATATTATAGCTAGCTTAGATTACAACTACATCGGTTATATTTCCGACAATAAAAGCCGTGCAACAAAATATTTAGTTGGAAATTATGCTGAAATGGAAAAGATAATAAAAGAAAAAAAAATTGATCTTCTTGTAATTGTAAAAGATATGAAAAGTCCAAGTTTTAAAAAGTATTTAAAGCGACTTTTTGATTTGAAAATAAATGGATTAAAAGTTTTGAGCTATGAAATATTTAATGAAGAAATTCAAAAAAAAATAGATGCAAGTAAAATTGACGAAGAGTGGTTATTGCAGTCTAATGGTTTTGATATTTTAAACGATGGAATGCAAAAAAATATGAAACGTGGAGTAGATTTAGTCATAGCTTCAACACTAATGATTTTGCTCTCGCCAATGGCACTAATCGTGGCAATTTTAATAAAGTTGGAATCAAAAGGTCCAGTTATTTTTAAACAGGTGAGAATTGGAGAAAATATGGTTCCATTTAAAGTTTATAAATTTAGAAGCATGAAAATACACGATCCCCAAAAATATTCAAAATATGCACAGGACAACGACAATAGAGTGACAAAAATCGGAAACTTTATAAGAAAGACAAGAATTGATGAATTGCCACAACTTTTCTGTATTTTAAAAGGAACGATGAGTTTTGTGGGTCCAAGACCAGAATGGGATATCTTAGCCAAAGAGTATGAAAAGCAAATACCATACTACAATTTAAGACACATGATAAAACCTGGACTTACAGGCTGGGCGCAAGTGATGTATCCTTACGGCGAAAATATTGAAGATACAAAAAGAAAGTTAGAATACGATTTATACTATTTAAAACATCAGGATTTAATTTTAGATGTTTTGATAATCTTTAAAACAGTCAAAGTGATACTATTTGGAAAGGGAAAATAA
- the rfbA gene encoding glucose-1-phosphate thymidylyltransferase RfbA, which produces MKGIILAGGSGTRLYPLTKAISKQIIPIYDKPMIYYPLSVLMLANIREILIISTPRDLPVFEELLGDGSQLGLKLEYKVQEHPNGLAEAFIIGEEFIGNDNVCLILGDNIFYGSGLSGLLEEASKLKEGAVVFGYPVKDPRAYGVVEFDKNGKAISLEEKPKNPKSNYAIPGLYFYDNTVIEKAKIIKPSSRNELEITAINEEYLKKGKLNVKSLGRGTVWLDTGTHEALLQAANYMEAIQKRQGFYIACIEEIAYQKGWITPERLNKSAKSMMKTAYGQYLADLLKG; this is translated from the coding sequence ATGAAAGGAATTATTTTAGCGGGAGGAAGTGGAACAAGGCTTTATCCTTTAACAAAAGCAATTTCAAAACAAATTATTCCAATATATGATAAACCTATGATTTATTATCCATTATCAGTATTGATGTTAGCAAATATAAGAGAAATTTTAATTATTTCTACTCCTAGAGATCTTCCAGTATTTGAAGAATTGTTGGGAGATGGAAGTCAATTGGGTTTAAAACTGGAATATAAAGTGCAAGAGCATCCAAACGGCTTAGCTGAAGCATTCATAATAGGTGAAGAGTTTATAGGAAACGACAATGTCTGTTTGATTTTAGGGGATAACATCTTTTACGGAAGTGGTCTTTCAGGATTACTGGAGGAAGCTTCAAAGTTAAAAGAGGGAGCAGTGGTATTTGGTTATCCTGTAAAAGACCCGAGAGCCTACGGAGTTGTAGAGTTTGATAAAAATGGAAAAGCAATTTCGTTGGAAGAAAAGCCGAAAAATCCAAAATCAAATTATGCAATACCAGGATTATACTTCTATGATAATACAGTTATTGAAAAAGCTAAAATTATAAAACCATCCTCTAGAAATGAATTAGAGATTACAGCGATAAATGAAGAATATTTGAAAAAAGGTAAATTAAATGTTAAAAGTTTGGGAAGAGGAACTGTGTGGCTAGATACAGGTACTCATGAAGCTTTGTTACAAGCTGCCAATTATATGGAAGCTATTCAAAAAAGGCAAGGATTTTATATCGCTTGTATTGAGGAGATTGCTTATCAGAAGGGGTGGATTACACCAGAAAGATTGAATAAATCAGCTAAATCTATGATGAAAACAGCATATGGACAATATTTAGCTGATTTGTTGAAGGGATAA
- a CDS encoding ABC transporter permease, with protein MKEIFEYRALLIELVKRDIKKKYRRSILGILWSMLNPFFTMLIIAMVFSSFFKFAIKNFPVYLLTGQLIFNFYSEATNTAMGSILENASLIKKVYVPKHIFPIARVLSSGVNFILSLPGLVLVILITKAPVKFPIVFSFVPVLYVLFFCFGVGLLLASITVYFRDMFHLYGVLLTAISYLTPLFYPKEIVPEKYMFLIKLNPMVYFVDLFRDMVYYGKMPTLDEHLNCIFIIIISLFVGVVVFNMNKKKFILHI; from the coding sequence ATGAAGGAGATATTTGAATATAGAGCGCTTTTGATTGAACTAGTAAAAAGAGATATAAAAAAGAAATACAGGAGATCAATATTAGGGATACTGTGGAGTATGTTAAATCCATTTTTTACAATGCTAATTATAGCGATGGTGTTTTCAAGTTTTTTTAAGTTCGCAATTAAAAATTTTCCTGTATATTTATTAACAGGACAATTAATATTTAATTTTTATTCAGAAGCAACAAATACAGCAATGGGTTCGATATTAGAAAATGCTTCGCTAATAAAAAAAGTTTATGTTCCAAAACATATTTTTCCAATAGCAAGAGTATTATCAAGTGGAGTAAACTTTATATTATCTTTACCAGGTTTAGTTCTAGTAATATTAATAACAAAGGCTCCTGTTAAATTTCCTATAGTATTCTCTTTTGTTCCAGTACTGTATGTCCTCTTTTTTTGTTTCGGAGTAGGATTGTTATTAGCATCAATAACGGTTTATTTTAGAGACATGTTTCATTTATATGGAGTGCTTTTGACTGCAATAAGTTATTTAACGCCATTATTTTATCCAAAAGAAATAGTTCCTGAAAAATATATGTTTTTGATAAAATTAAATCCAATGGTTTATTTTGTTGATTTATTTAGAGATATGGTATATTATGGAAAAATGCCAACTTTAGATGAACATCTAAATTGTATATTTATTATTATTATTTCGCTTTTTGTTGGAGTAGTAGTATTTAATATGAATAAAAAGAAATTTATACTTCATATATAG
- the glf gene encoding UDP-galactopyranose mutase: MKYDYLVVGAGPFGATFAYEANRRGKKVLVIDKRDHVGGNMYCENIEGINVHKYGAHIFHTSNKKVWDYVNQFCTFNNYINSPIANYKGEIYNLPFNMNTFNKLWGVVTPAEAKAKIDEQIKESGITEPKNLEEQAISLVGKDIYEKLIKGYTEKQWGRSTTELPAFIIKRLPVRYTYDNNYFNDKYQGIPEGGYNVIFDKLLEGINVELNVDFFEKKEELLAKADKVVFTGMIDQYFDYKFGVLEYRSLRFEHEILDEENHQGNAVVNYNEREVPYTRIIEHKHFEFGKQSKTVITREYPAEWKQGDEPYYPVNNDKNAEIFKKYQELAKQEKKVIFGGRLANYKYYDMHHVFEVALEVVENEFEK, translated from the coding sequence ATGAAGTATGATTATTTAGTAGTAGGAGCAGGACCTTTTGGGGCAACATTTGCGTATGAAGCAAATAGAAGAGGGAAAAAAGTTTTAGTGATTGACAAAAGAGATCATGTTGGTGGAAATATGTATTGTGAAAATATTGAAGGAATAAATGTTCACAAATATGGAGCACATATTTTTCATACTAGTAATAAAAAAGTATGGGATTATGTAAATCAGTTTTGTACATTTAATAATTATATAAATTCACCAATAGCAAATTATAAAGGTGAAATATACAATTTACCATTCAATATGAATACTTTTAATAAATTGTGGGGAGTTGTGACTCCGGCAGAAGCTAAAGCTAAAATTGATGAACAAATAAAAGAATCTGGAATTACAGAACCTAAAAACTTAGAAGAACAAGCAATTTCTTTGGTAGGAAAAGATATTTATGAAAAATTGATAAAAGGTTATACTGAAAAACAATGGGGAAGAAGTACAACAGAATTACCAGCATTTATTATTAAGAGATTGCCTGTAAGATATACTTATGATAATAACTATTTTAATGATAAATATCAAGGAATTCCTGAAGGTGGATACAATGTAATTTTTGATAAGTTGTTAGAAGGAATCAATGTAGAATTGAATGTTGATTTCTTTGAAAAAAAAGAAGAATTATTGGCTAAAGCTGATAAAGTAGTGTTTACAGGTATGATAGATCAATATTTTGATTATAAATTTGGTGTTTTAGAATACAGAAGTTTAAGATTTGAACATGAAATATTAGATGAAGAAAATCACCAAGGGAATGCAGTAGTAAACTACAATGAAAGAGAAGTACCTTATACAAGAATAATAGAACATAAACATTTTGAATTTGGAAAACAGTCAAAAACAGTTATAACTAGAGAATATCCAGCAGAATGGAAACAAGGAGATGAGCCTTATTATCCAGTAAATAACGATAAAAACGCTGAAATCTTTAAAAAATATCAAGAATTAGCAAAGCA